In Nocardioides cavernae, a single genomic region encodes these proteins:
- a CDS encoding TRAP transporter large permease: MSVLVLCLLIAALLVIRVPVAFAFFGPCFLYMMTSDQSVGLALRLVSNSTASFPLLAVPLFILLGSIANKAGIADRLFDFALALLGRVRGSLGYVSVGVSLGFSWMSGSAVADAAALGKVEIPAMLRAGYSRPFALGVVGSSSLIAPVMPPSIPAVIYAGLAGISTGALFAASVVPAFLMAIGLCVVVFLWVRRMPDLPRTEFSWSRVAVTGRRVIAPLGAPVIILGGILGGFVTPTEAAAVGALYMLLLGFGLRTLHLRDLPKVFIEAALTTGSIMLIVASANLLGYVLARERVPQEISQWMLGLTSDATVFLLLVFALSMVLGTALDAIAVLTLTVPILLPIAAQYDVDPIALGVLMILSQMIGLLTPPVGTVIFVLQAITKARMAEVFWGSLPFLVPLTLLCFGIIFWPDVILYLPERLGL; this comes from the coding sequence ATGAGCGTCCTCGTCCTCTGCCTCCTGATCGCCGCGCTGCTGGTGATCCGCGTCCCGGTCGCGTTCGCGTTCTTCGGTCCCTGCTTCCTCTACATGATGACGAGCGACCAGTCCGTGGGCCTGGCCCTGCGGCTGGTGTCCAACTCGACGGCGAGCTTCCCGCTGCTCGCGGTGCCGCTCTTCATCCTGCTCGGCTCGATCGCCAACAAGGCGGGTATCGCCGACCGGCTCTTCGACTTCGCGCTCGCGCTGCTCGGCCGGGTGCGCGGCAGCCTCGGCTACGTCAGCGTCGGTGTCAGCCTCGGCTTCTCGTGGATGAGCGGCTCCGCGGTGGCGGACGCGGCCGCGCTCGGCAAGGTCGAGATCCCGGCCATGCTGCGCGCCGGCTACTCGCGTCCGTTCGCACTCGGGGTCGTCGGATCGTCCTCCCTGATCGCCCCGGTGATGCCGCCGAGCATCCCGGCAGTCATCTACGCCGGCCTGGCGGGAATCTCGACCGGGGCGCTCTTCGCGGCCTCGGTGGTGCCGGCCTTCCTGATGGCCATCGGCCTGTGCGTCGTGGTGTTCCTGTGGGTGCGGCGGATGCCCGACCTGCCGAGGACGGAGTTCAGCTGGAGCCGGGTGGCGGTCACCGGCCGTCGTGTGATCGCGCCGCTCGGTGCGCCGGTGATCATCCTCGGCGGGATCCTCGGCGGTTTCGTCACGCCTACCGAAGCGGCGGCCGTCGGCGCCCTCTACATGCTCCTGCTCGGATTCGGCCTCCGCACCCTGCACCTGCGTGACCTGCCGAAGGTGTTCATCGAGGCCGCACTCACCACCGGCAGCATCATGCTGATCGTCGCGTCGGCCAACCTGCTCGGCTACGTCCTCGCCCGCGAACGGGTGCCCCAGGAGATCTCCCAGTGGATGCTCGGACTGACGAGCGACGCCACCGTGTTCCTCCTCCTGGTCTTCGCGTTGTCGATGGTGCTGGGCACGGCCCTCGACGCGATCGCCGTGCTCACGCTGACCGTCCCCATCCTGCTGCCGATCGCGGCGCAGTACGACGTGGACCCGATCGCGCTCGGCGTGCTGATGATCCTGTCGCAGATGATCGGGCTGCTGACGCCGCCGGTGGGCACGGTCATCTTCGTCCTGCAGGCCATCACCAAGGCCAGGATGGCGGAGGTCTTCTGGGGCTCGCTGCCCTTCCTCGTGCCGCTGACGCTCCTCTGCTTCGGGATCATCTTCTGGCCCGACGTGATCCTCTACCTGCCCGAGAGGCTGGGCCTGTGA
- a CDS encoding TRAP transporter small permease, with product MTTITDNGRGGRRMPAWLTRVARVLTAVELTIGVAALVLIFALVLVQAAQRYLPIDGWPWSGELARFCLVWLTFVLAGVLVTNDSHIAIEMIDLVPGDLVRRVVRVVSCLIVALIGVALCAEAWELWQTQDMLKSPAMRMPMSWLYGISMIGFVSVVVRSLIAAVDYAVHGVPEPTYDDLATHEMPTA from the coding sequence GTGACGACCATCACCGACAACGGCCGAGGCGGCCGGCGCATGCCCGCCTGGCTGACGCGGGTGGCACGGGTGCTGACCGCCGTGGAGCTGACGATCGGTGTCGCCGCGCTGGTGCTGATCTTCGCCCTGGTGCTGGTGCAGGCGGCGCAGCGCTACCTCCCGATCGACGGGTGGCCGTGGAGCGGGGAGCTCGCCAGGTTCTGCCTCGTCTGGCTCACCTTCGTCCTCGCCGGCGTCCTGGTCACCAACGACTCCCACATCGCCATCGAGATGATCGACCTCGTCCCGGGCGATCTCGTGCGGCGGGTCGTCCGCGTCGTCTCCTGCCTCATCGTCGCGCTGATCGGTGTCGCCCTGTGCGCCGAGGCGTGGGAGCTCTGGCAGACCCAGGACATGCTCAAGTCGCCGGCGATGCGGATGCCGATGTCCTGGCTCTACGGCATCTCGATGATCGGCTTCGTCAGCGTGGTGGTCCGCTCGCTGATCGCGGCCGTGGACTACGCCGTGCACGGCGTTCCCGAACCGACGTACGACGACCTGGCGACCCACGAGATGCCCACAGCATGA
- a CDS encoding LacI family DNA-binding transcriptional regulator has protein sequence MARPTIYDVASAAGVATSTVSRAFTNPGRVSAATRERVLASAAELGYRPNPHARALLSGRHHTVAMVVSDITNPHYFELIRGAEMRARMSEYTLLLVNAEESPRMEWEQIQRLAPAVDGFLLAASRLPDENLRQIADQRPVVLMSREVPGLASVVLDHVEGCRQIVAHLTSLGHRELVYLAGPRNSWMAATRWAALKEAAEQAGTTARRIGPFTPKVSQGGAAADGALNDGASAIVAHNDLLAIGVIQRLTQRGLRVPADVSVVGFDNIFAADVCTPGLTTLGGAHADLGRVAVELLLTADTRANDDQPSVVLPTELVLRGSTGAA, from the coding sequence GTGGCCCGACCCACCATCTACGACGTCGCGAGCGCTGCGGGCGTCGCCACCTCGACCGTCTCGCGCGCCTTCACCAACCCAGGGAGGGTCTCGGCGGCGACCCGCGAACGGGTGCTGGCCAGCGCGGCCGAGCTCGGCTACCGGCCCAACCCTCATGCGCGGGCACTGCTGTCAGGCCGGCACCACACCGTGGCCATGGTGGTCTCGGACATCACCAACCCGCACTACTTCGAGCTGATCCGGGGCGCCGAGATGCGGGCTCGCATGTCGGAGTACACGCTCCTTCTCGTGAACGCGGAGGAGTCGCCGCGGATGGAGTGGGAGCAGATCCAGCGACTCGCGCCGGCTGTCGACGGATTCCTCCTCGCAGCGAGCCGACTGCCCGACGAGAACCTGAGGCAGATCGCGGACCAGCGTCCCGTGGTCCTCATGAGCCGAGAGGTGCCCGGGCTCGCCAGCGTCGTGCTGGACCACGTCGAGGGGTGTCGGCAGATCGTCGCCCACCTCACCTCGCTGGGCCACCGCGAGCTCGTCTACCTCGCCGGACCGCGCAACTCCTGGATGGCTGCCACCCGCTGGGCCGCCCTGAAGGAGGCAGCCGAGCAGGCCGGGACCACCGCTCGCCGGATCGGGCCGTTCACCCCGAAGGTCAGCCAGGGCGGGGCAGCTGCGGACGGCGCCCTGAACGACGGCGCGTCGGCGATCGTCGCCCACAACGACCTGCTCGCGATCGGCGTCATCCAGCGCCTCACCCAACGGGGCCTACGAGTGCCGGCCGACGTCAGCGTCGTCGGGTTCGACAACATCTTCGCCGCCGACGTGTGCACCCCCGGACTCACCACGCTCGGCGGGGCCCACGCGGACCTCGGGCGGGTCGCCGTCGAGCTGCTGCTCACCGCCGACACCCGGGCGAACGACGACCAACCGTCCGTCGTCCTGCCCACGGAGCTCGTGCTGCGCGGGTCCACCGGGGCCGCGTAG
- the pcaC gene encoding 4-carboxymuconolactone decarboxylase, which produces MTKYDDGMAVRREVLGDEHVDRATDRITDLDRDFQTMITEYAWGTVWTRPGLDRRTRSLITITALVARGHHEELAMHLRAARRNGVTVEEIGETLLQSAVYCGVPDANTAFRIAREVFADVDDEV; this is translated from the coding sequence ATGACGAAGTACGACGACGGCATGGCCGTGCGCCGCGAGGTGCTCGGCGACGAGCACGTCGATCGCGCGACCGACCGGATCACCGACCTGGACCGCGACTTCCAGACCATGATCACGGAGTACGCCTGGGGCACGGTGTGGACGCGTCCGGGCCTCGACCGGCGTACCCGCTCGCTGATCACGATCACCGCGCTCGTCGCCCGGGGCCACCACGAGGAGCTGGCGATGCACCTGCGCGCCGCACGCCGCAACGGGGTGACGGTGGAGGAGATCGGCGAGACCCTGCTGCAGAGCGCGGTCTACTGCGGCGTCCCGGACGCGAACACCGCATTCCGGATCGCCCGCGAGGTGTTCGCGGACGTCGACGACGAGGTCTGA
- a CDS encoding lyase family protein yields the protein MSDLFWPGDRRAGDVVTDEAFVAAMVAVESAWADTSLTVPDGPFDAEAGGNAVIPLVAALRDANPGVDVHTGLTSQDVLDTAMVLMLRDAVDAVRSHLSSASSAVDRLAASHGEAPMIGRTLTQWALPITFGHKLSAWRSGLSGASDDLAALAFPAQSGGPVGTLRDDRLSTRLGLDDVPAWHTDRRPITRIADALTATTDACGRIARDVLELSRPEIAELEESSGGGSSSMPHKANPVLSVLVRRAALTAPQLLATLHLCAADQVDERADGAWHAEWDTLRLLVRRTAVAASQTADLLAGLRVHADRMAENLAAAEAAR from the coding sequence ATGAGTGACCTGTTCTGGCCCGGCGACCGCCGGGCGGGCGACGTGGTCACCGACGAGGCGTTCGTGGCGGCGATGGTGGCCGTCGAGTCGGCCTGGGCGGACACCTCCCTCACGGTCCCGGACGGTCCGTTCGATGCGGAGGCCGGCGGCAACGCGGTGATCCCGCTCGTCGCCGCGCTGCGTGACGCCAACCCCGGGGTCGACGTGCACACCGGGCTCACGTCGCAGGACGTGCTCGACACGGCGATGGTGCTGATGCTGCGGGACGCCGTGGACGCGGTGCGCTCGCACCTCTCCTCTGCCTCATCGGCGGTCGACCGGCTCGCGGCCTCCCACGGCGAGGCGCCGATGATCGGCCGGACACTCACGCAGTGGGCACTGCCCATCACCTTCGGGCACAAGCTCTCGGCGTGGCGCTCCGGCCTGTCGGGCGCCTCCGACGACCTCGCCGCGCTGGCCTTTCCCGCGCAGTCCGGGGGACCGGTCGGCACCCTGCGGGACGACCGCCTGTCCACCCGCCTCGGCCTGGACGACGTCCCCGCCTGGCACACCGACCGCCGGCCGATCACCCGCATCGCCGACGCCCTGACGGCGACCACCGACGCCTGCGGACGGATCGCGCGCGACGTGCTCGAGCTCTCGCGACCCGAGATCGCCGAGCTCGAGGAGTCCTCCGGCGGCGGGTCCTCGTCCATGCCCCACAAGGCCAACCCGGTCCTGTCGGTGCTCGTCCGGCGGGCCGCCCTGACGGCCCCCCAGCTGCTCGCGACCCTGCACCTGTGTGCCGCCGACCAGGTCGACGAGCGCGCCGATGGTGCGTGGCACGCCGAGTGGGACACGCTGCGCCTGCTGGTCCGGCGTACCGCCGTCGCCGCGAGCCAGACCGCCGACCTGCTCGCCGGGCTCCGGGTGCACGCGGACCGGATGGCCGAGAACCTCGCTGCTGCCGAAGCGGCCCGGTGA
- the pcaG gene encoding protocatechuate 3,4-dioxygenase subunit alpha has product MTPIPTPGQTVGPFFHYALPYDGDNELVPPAAAGAVRLHGTVRDGAGEPVPDAVLELWQADAAGEVVQQAGSLHRDGWTFTGFGRSATDAEGRYSFTTLRPGVVPGASAPFFAITVLARGLLHRLFTRAYLPGASDAFLDGLDPDRRTTVLTVADESGFRFDVRLQGEDETVFLDFGDE; this is encoded by the coding sequence GTGACCCCCATCCCGACTCCCGGCCAGACGGTGGGTCCGTTCTTCCACTACGCGCTGCCCTACGACGGCGACAACGAGCTGGTGCCGCCGGCCGCGGCAGGTGCGGTACGCCTGCACGGCACGGTCCGCGACGGCGCGGGCGAGCCGGTGCCCGACGCCGTCCTCGAGCTCTGGCAGGCCGACGCGGCCGGTGAGGTCGTGCAGCAGGCGGGCTCGCTGCACCGCGACGGCTGGACCTTCACCGGCTTCGGTCGAAGCGCGACGGACGCCGAGGGGCGCTACTCCTTCACCACCCTGAGACCCGGTGTGGTGCCGGGCGCGTCGGCGCCGTTCTTCGCCATCACGGTCCTCGCCCGCGGGCTGCTCCACCGGCTCTTCACGCGCGCCTACCTGCCGGGCGCGTCCGATGCGTTCCTCGACGGGCTCGACCCGGACCGTCGGACGACAGTCCTGACCGTCGCCGACGAGTCCGGCTTCCGCTTCGACGTACGCCTCCAGGGCGAGGACGAGACCGTCTTCCTCGACTTCGGCGATGAGTGA
- the pcaH gene encoding protocatechuate 3,4-dioxygenase subunit beta produces MADSMTGLEPQDVIDQEMRDISASYAAGSAVETQPRRDYAPYRSSRLRHPTKDLQQADPEGIELWAPVFGARDVGELESDLTIQRGGEPVGERMVVTGRVLDGEGRPVRHQLVEIWQANAGGRYIHQRDQHPAALDPHFTGMGRCLTDADGTYRFTTIKPGPYPWKNHHNAWRPAHIHFSLFGTDFTQRLVTQMYFPGDPLFDRDPIYQSIVDPRARDRLVATYDHDLTQHEWATGYRWDIVLTGSHRTPLEQDAAEEAHA; encoded by the coding sequence ATGGCCGACAGCATGACCGGGTTGGAGCCACAGGACGTCATCGACCAGGAGATGCGTGACATCTCGGCGTCGTACGCCGCCGGCAGCGCGGTGGAGACGCAGCCGCGGCGCGACTACGCGCCGTACCGGTCGTCCCGGCTGCGCCACCCGACGAAGGATCTCCAGCAGGCCGACCCCGAGGGGATCGAGCTGTGGGCGCCGGTGTTCGGCGCACGCGACGTCGGCGAGCTCGAGTCGGACCTGACGATCCAGAGGGGCGGCGAGCCGGTGGGGGAGCGGATGGTCGTCACGGGCCGCGTCCTCGACGGCGAGGGGCGGCCGGTGCGCCACCAGCTCGTGGAGATCTGGCAGGCCAACGCCGGTGGGCGCTACATCCACCAGCGCGACCAGCACCCGGCGGCGCTCGATCCGCACTTTACCGGGATGGGGCGCTGCCTCACCGACGCCGACGGCACCTACCGGTTCACCACCATCAAGCCCGGCCCCTACCCGTGGAAGAACCACCACAACGCCTGGCGGCCGGCGCACATCCACTTCTCGCTCTTCGGCACCGACTTCACCCAGCGGCTGGTGACCCAGATGTACTTCCCGGGCGACCCGCTGTTCGACCGCGACCCGATCTACCAGTCCATCGTCGACCCACGCGCCCGCGACCGGCTGGTCGCGACCTACGACCACGACCTGACGCAACACGAGTGGGCCACGGGCTATCGGTGGGACATTGTGTTGACGGGGTCGCACCGCACCCCGCTCGAACAGGACGCCGCCGAGGAGGCCCACGCGTGA